The Vespa velutina chromosome 17, iVesVel2.1, whole genome shotgun sequence genome segment aagaaaaaactcctCGATCTTTTTCACCTGGTTTACATTCATGAAATTAGCACGGGAGAATATCGCTCGATGGGGTCACTAGAGGAGTAGAGAAGGGGTTCTCGAGTAAGAACTAGAACAACGGTAGATACTCTCTTCTCGAGAGTATAggtatctatgtgtatgtgtatagtatacgtatatgtgtgcatgtgtgcatgtatgcatTCTGGGAAGGTCGTGATCGAGTCGATTGCGCGTAGGTTAAGGTTACGATGATCTAGAAATCCATATTGCCGCTGAATATATACGCTTGTATATTCATTAACTTGTTCTGCAAGCCGGAAATGCGCCAACGCTTTTTAttcgtcgtttcttttttcttccttttttttttttctttttttatttccccccATGTTTCATTCTTTGCTCATAGATTACGGGTCCGTGGATCGACGATATCGTAGTTAAGTTTTTTATTCAACGAATTTGCGTTCCGCAATAATTGTGATATATATCTGTtcatctgtctatctgtctgtctgtctgtctatctgctTGTCtgcctatctatctatttatatatcatatgtatatatatgtctgtctgtctccctttctttctttctttctttcttattcatgTGTGCTCATTCGACCTTGCACAAGTCTAACATCAGGTTTCATTTCCAGTGTGTAGATGTTACTAATTTTACAACTATACAAATCGAAAATCTCattgttcttttccttctttctataattctattaagaatattaaacgACGGGTAAGTTAAATGAAATACGAAAAATTCTAACTGATCGAAAAATTGGTTTTGTAGATGTTGTCAAAACGTTAAATTAACGATCATCGAATATAGGCACGATTTAACGGCATACGATTGATACGacgaaatttagaaaaaaaaagaaagaaagaaaagcccgcttttttttttgtttcttttccttctttttttctttttttttttttttttttttttttgttgaaacaGCAACGAACAATAGAAGtgagaaaattctttcgaatCCTTAGTCtgatcgttatcatcattttccTGCTTTTCTCGTGACGTGAGAAACGtgtattaaagaatatattctcTGATTCTCAACATGATTTACAGTGGTTCCAACGAGGAGCCAAATCGAAGAGATAGCGTCCCTCAACAGCGAATTACGTAATTTACGTTTTGTTTGTGTCctggaaaattatatatatatatatatctgtatatatagacCTATATGTAACACGAACGTGTATCACACgttcagagaaagaaagagagagagaaagagagatagatagatagagagagagagagagagagagagagagagccttatcattctttgaaagaagaagaatggcTATATATTCGTGGGTACGAGTAAGACGAGGCCCTCAGTAGGAAGATGATAGAGGGCCAGGTACATCAACTTCCGGTGAGGCTACCGCCCGACAAAACGCAGCCTGTTCAAACAACCCAGCCGAACACCGCCAAGTTCGAAAAGTATGTCGATGTGTtgaattacgtatatatgtacgagaaAGTTATAGGGAACTTTAagggaaacaaagaaaaggaaaaaaaaaagcgcgATGGGgtggaaagggagaaaaaaatgggaCAATCGTTAGAAGTGCCGACGACTTTgtgattacaaaaaaaaaaaatatatatatatatatatgttacgttcgcataaaaaatatatgttgtaAAAGAAGAACGGAGATTGGGTTGAGTAATGGTTTTCGGAGCAACAGGTTGCTATGTATCACGAATCCagagattttcatttttattttattttattttattttacttctttttttttttttgtccattCTTTATTTCGAATCTCTTCCTTTTGCGTTACTTTTTTTACCCGAACATTTCGTAAAGGATTGTAACTTTCTCTGATTctggataaaatgaaaaatacaaagatGGGACTTGATAAAGATGAGcggtgtgcgtgtgcgtgtgcgtgtgcgtgtgcgtgtgcgtgtgcgtgtattttgtttatttcttttttagaaaaagaaaagaaaaaagagatcggTGTCCGTTCCTTAcgaaaagtttatattttgtcGACAGTGAGCAATGTAAGGAGCCTCTGCTTCCGGAAAAGCATAATTCCCACAGGATGACACCAACCGATGGCCGATCACGCACAACTTCAGAATCGAATGCCACAGTTGGCACCAACACAAACACCACCATTcccaacaacaataacaacaacagcagtAATGGGAGCGGGAATGGTAATAGTAACGGCCCTAACGTGACCAATTCGGTCACGGCCAATTCCACCGGCCATGAGGAGTGTATGGAAGTGACGATCTTCGATGAGAATTATGATAACAACCGTCTTCCTGATGTCGTCGCTGAAAGTAAAATCTACGGAGTGTTGGACGAGGAGGAGCCAACGGAATCGTACTGTGCCATAACTATTCAAGTTTTCATACCATTCCTGATAGCTGGCCTTGGCATGGTTGGAGCTGGACTGGTCCTCGATTTGGTCCaagtataaaaattcttcaataattcatttaaacatttaagaTGGTATTTCGAAATGAACGTTTAACTCTAATCGATATATCAATGATCGATATTTGAGCTATATAATATTGATCTTGACGTTGATATTTTGATATCACTTTGAtcgaaacattttcatttatatatattctatagaaatgaacttatatctttttcacaGCACTGGGTTGTGTTTGATAAAGTGAACGAACTGATGATACTGGTGCCAGCACTTTTAGGTCTTAAAGGTAATCTAGAAATGACTTTGGCGTCTCGTCTCTCTACACAAGCGAATCTTGGACACATGGATACGCCTAAACAACAGTGGTACATGATCGTTGGGAATCTCGTTTTGATACAAGTAAGATTTGTCTCTAAGTTTTAACTAATACATTATCAATCGtgttcttcgttctttctttctttctttccttttcttcgtcttcttcttctttttctctttttttttcttttcttttctttttttttctttttttttttttttatgaaacgaACGCTTCAAGCTATTTGCTAATTATCAATGACACGTTACGTTActtcatttgaatttttctttctcgttctcggTTTATCTCGACGGCGCGTCTACATTGTTTACACTTAATATCTACGTTTACTTTTCGTAGAAAACGCGTTTTACTTCGATGCGAGATTCGCGAGAACCGTTTTCCTAGCTTTTTGATTCGATCGCATATTCTTATTCTGAATGCGATGGTGAAATACTGGCTTATCTGTTGGCGccagaattttattttattatgtatttaacgCTTTGACGATAGTCGACCTTCGACAATCTACACGCGTAATTGCAATATGATCTAAACAAACCGAAACGAGATTGATCGACTTCGGACGAAAAAATCCGTtcgatcatttattatcaattctgTTATAATCAGATTCCTTCGTAAAACATTGTAAAAATAGTTACttgtttcgtttatttttatcgtaaagattatctcgttgaaaaaaaaaggaaaaaaaaaaaattaataaatattctatacatttatatatttcgaatcattaagttttattaattgaatgcACTTTGATATCACTTGATAATTacatgttatttttcttttcaacagtGTCAAGCTATAGTCGTTGGTTTTCTGGGCTCAGTCGTGGCAATTGTTATGGGTGCCTTCCGTAATGGTACAGTTTCTTTGGATCATGCATATCTCTTATGTGCTAGCAGCTTAGTAACAGCATCCTTGGCTTCCTTCGTTCTCGGTTTGATAACCGCTGGCGTCATAGTCTTCTCACGTCACTGTCACATCAATCCTGACAATGTAGCAACACCGATAGCTGCTAGTCTTGGTGACATCACGTCTTTAGCCCTTCTCTCATGGATATCAACGATCCTTtacgaatcgatcgataaacagGATTGGCTGGCACCACTCGTTATTGCATGCTACGTTCTTGTAACACCACTTTGGGTTTGGATTgccaagagaaataaatataccaATGATGTGCTCTATTCTGGATGGACACCTGTCATGGTTGCCATGTTGATCAGCaggtattatttcatttatattattatagaaagagagagagagagagagagagagagagagagagagagagagatcattattataattcattaataaaattcattgtaaTTCGAttgtaaaatgattattatatgatgacgatttatttatatccgtATCAGGACAATtattcaaaatgatatttttttctttcttttttttctctgttttttttttttgttctttcttaattaaattttcaaaaatgatatctttattaaaatgtcATCACATTTATtagattgatttataaatgatcTGTTGTTTTGTTCTAACAATATCTCTACTAATATCCCATATAATCGTCCAcggttatttataaatcaatgaaatatttttaacatttgtcGCTCCAAGCGAGCTTTAGTCTAGATTTGTTTTGGCAACTTCTTACGCAATAAAACTTTCGTACGTTTTACGAGGTTTTCTTGAAATACGATGAGTTTTAATCGGGTGTACAaacaaagtataaataaacgatCTTAAAGGAagtgagaggaaagaaagaaaaaggataaaaagggaaagaaaagaaaagaaaagaaaggaaaagacaagaaaatggaagatcataggaaaataaaggaaaatttgGATCGTTTCAGTTGCGGTGGTTTGATTCTTGAATTCATGGTATCACGTTTCGAAAATCTCACGGTTTTTCAACCTGTTATCAATGGAGTTGGTGGAAATCTTGTTGCTGTACAAGCTAGTAGAATATCAACGGCTCTTCATAAGCAAGCTGAACTTGGAACGCTTTTGATACCACCTGGTCAAACTCATCCTGTCATTTTCATTACACCAATAGCTAATTTCTTTGGCAAAGGTACTCtcgtgaatatttttttttacttttatttaaccTTGAATTAAGtctatcaaaaaatattcttatttttattgcgTTAAAATAACtatctatcgattttatcctgataatcttaataataatgataaaatatcgatcaatTTGTTTTAGGTATACATGCAAGAACAACAAGAGTATTGATGTCTATGGTGATACCCGGTcacataattttcatttatctaattaattatatgaagGACGGTAATACATCGTTAACGCCTCTATTCGTTTTCGTATATCTTTGCGCTGCTGTATTACAAGTGGCTGCACTTTTGTATATCGCCTATATAATGATCCATTGGatgtggaaaagaaaaatagatccTGATAATTCGGCAATACCTTATTTAACTGCTATGGGTGATCTACTTGGCATCAGTTTACTTGCGATCgcctttcaatttttatatctcgttGGTGATCAGGATTACGATGATCAGATGAAGCCCTGAACGTGTGTAAGCCTATCTTATgcaatttttcgaatttatgtaatttttaatctcCTTAATTcgtatgacttttttttttttttttttttttttttttttttttttttttatacataagtaattattacgattactAACGCAAAACAAACTGTACGATATACGTATTcgtatacataattaattaatctattaatatcttaattaattttctaggaaaaaaaaggcaaattCATCGGTCCAACAATggcgtataaataataataataataataataataataataataataataataataataataataataaaaataataataataatgataataataacaataatgataatcataatacataaataaataaatataaaacgctCTCGCGAAGAGTACGCTGATAAACGTGAAAGGAAGGCATTTCAAAGTGGCTGTGGTCGTATGAAAGTATACCATACTGaatcaattattatcgatctgcCATTTCGTCGAAAGGCCTATAAGAAAAGGACGAGCtgtttaatatttctctcgGTGCTCTTTAACTTTATTTCTAATACAGATAAGGTGAAGCAAAGAGAGGCAACGCTTGAGATATTCACATATTCGACCGTTGTAAAAGCTTCTTCGTTGATCctttgaagaaaatttcaaagggAAATTGGGattgttattaaaagatacgaagattataagaagaaggaaaaaaaaaatgccttaatgatcgatcgatcgagatttCATGCGAATTAACGAAcaaatgttataattacgtttcGATGCACTTTGCTTCGAGCTACTAAATTAGATGACTTTTTAGAATCTTTTTTGCAATAACGAACGGATTTAGAGACCTAATCGCggaacgaataataaaaaaaaaaaaaaaagaaaaagcaaaaaaaagaaagaagaaagaaaataaagaaaaagaaaaaagaaaagaaaagaaatcaatcgCTAGCTGATAAATTTTCATCTGTATGTACATAATTTATCATCAGTTcagacaatatttttattttccctttatGCTCTGTAAGGATATTCGTTAATTCGTCGAAGTTCATTCTtaaattcgttttctttcatcttccgCGACGAGACAATTGTCATtaccaaagaaagaaagatagaaaagtagaatgacaaaaaaaaaaaaacaaaaacaaaaaaaaacaaaaaataagaaaacaaaaaagattccAACGCGTATGTGTCTTCGACTAGTTGCCTTCGTATACGATGAGAGATTAGCTAGTTGTTGTTAATTGTAGCTGCCCAGGTGACCTACTATTTTTGGAAGCTTTAAACAAGCTCACGAGTCAAAAACACGAATCCATTctaataatctataaatagATTAACACAAAAATAGCATGTtccgattattttcaattagacaaaaaaacataagagaaaaagaaagagagagagagagagagagagagagagagaagaaaaaaataaaaaaaaaagatttatcatcatcatcgtgcTTTCTAATcacaaaagagatagatatctTTAACGTTATCTTCATAATTAGAAGGTAAACTTAGAGTGATTTAGAGAGAGTATACCTTCAGGATCATACGTAATTATATACTATAGTACACagagagtaataaaaatttgcgacgaagaggagaggagaatgaaaaggaggaaggatcGTCGTGTAAgcacgattttatttttgaaacttctcttaacgattaaaatatacttatatttcgaaatatagaTATCATAAATCTAATCGTTTAGATGAGAGAATTCAAAGATTTAGATCAGTTCGTTTAACATACGACATCTAACATATTGATCGTTTTAGAAAGATCGGTGTCGCGGTCTTAGAGGGAGAGAATTAAGTATTTTGAAATTCAGACAAGGATGAACCTTTGCCTGTTTTATTAGAtcgatcttttaaaatataaaaagagaaagagaaggggaggatataagaaagagagtgagagagagagagagagagagagagagagagacagaaatatggaaagaaaaaagaaaaaaagaaaagaaaagaaaagaaactagtAAAACTAGTGTATCTCACTgttgtttataaattaattttttctattctaattCATAAGTTCTCATGATGAACGCAACTCGCTCCGATCGTTTTTAccattttaaaaagatttcctCATGTCGGATCGATTAAACAACGTTAGAATTAGAATTCACACTCAGCGATATTAACATAAGCGCAACGTCTTGTACAGTGTATGCTATATATAGTAATGAGtattttgtaaagaaaaaagagctgTATTAGAAACACGTGTACgtgatgtgtatatatatatatgtgtgtatgtgtatatatatatatatatatgtatatatatatatacacactcacGCATATAAGTATTAGTATGATTagagaggaaaaatgaaaaaaaaaaaacaaaaaagaaaaaaaacaaaaagaaaaaaaagcaaaaacgaAGGCAAACGTTCACTTATCTtcgaattaatatcgataacattcGTACGTAGAAGATATCGTAACTACGAGATTAGAAATTTTCcctttatcgtaataaaatttctaagcGTTAATGGGTGAAGCAATGCTTGTCAAAGCTATTATATCAGATTGTTTTAAAATTCGCACTATGTTTCACTCTAGAACATTACGTacgaatgatataatatatatatatatatatatatatatatatatatatatatatatatatatataaatggataaGACTAATATTTAGTCTTTCtgaatatgtaataaaaactCTAATCAAATCACAGTTCGTGCTTAGTGCCAGATCATTCAGTATTATTCTTTAATGctattatcaatgattttgatgaataatttttcaagattCATCTCGTGTCGTATCTCATtgggataaagagagaaagagagagaaagggagggattgtaattttttaaaaataattactttccaggagagaaaaatagatatatgattCTAAATTGACGACacgaatttagaaaaattgtttgaaaattattagaaacagaaaacaaaaaaaagaaaaaaaaggacaaaagaaaaaagaaaacaaaaagaaaatatcaaagaatattatCAACGGTGTATTATAATGTAGAATTATATAGTGAGATTATAGAAGAGGAGCAAAGAAGAAgcacaattaaatataaaaaaaaaaaaaaaaaaaaagagaacaagagagagagagagagagagagagagagagagagagaaatgaagagagcGAATGGgtgtaatatagaaaattttcatgtaaaaaagaaaaaaaaaaagaaaaaaaaataagaaaaaaaaattgagagagaaagaaggcaTTGTTCGTTTTGCATGAGTCCTTGCGATAGATAATTCAATGCCAATTCACTTCCtcgatgtatgtgtgtacattcTTTATAAGAgaattcattcataaaattaatagtcgacgtatatatgtatatatatatatgtatatatatatatatatatatacatacatgtacatatttttcttaagcacataaaataaaagaaaaactt includes the following:
- the LOC124954991 gene encoding solute carrier family 41 member 1-like isoform X1, with the protein product MIEGQVHQLPVRLPPDKTQPVQTTQPNTAKFENEQCKEPLLPEKHNSHRMTPTDGRSRTTSESNATVGTNTNTTIPNNNNNNSSNGSGNGNSNGPNVTNSVTANSTGHEECMEVTIFDENYDNNRLPDVVAESKIYGVLDEEEPTESYCAITIQVFIPFLIAGLGMVGAGLVLDLVQHWVVFDKVNELMILVPALLGLKGNLEMTLASRLSTQANLGHMDTPKQQWYMIVGNLVLIQCQAIVVGFLGSVVAIVMGAFRNGTVSLDHAYLLCASSLVTASLASFVLGLITAGVIVFSRHCHINPDNVATPIAASLGDITSLALLSWISTILYESIDKQDWLAPLVIACYVLVTPLWVWIAKRNKYTNDVLYSGWTPVMVAMLISSCGGLILEFMVSRFENLTVFQPVINGVGGNLVAVQASRISTALHKQAELGTLLIPPGQTHPVIFITPIANFFGKGIHARTTRVLMSMVIPGHIIFIYLINYMKDGNTSLTPLFVFVYLCAAVLQVAALLYIAYIMIHWMWKRKIDPDNSAIPYLTAMGDLLGISLLAIAFQFLYLVGDQDYDDQMKP
- the LOC124954991 gene encoding solute carrier family 41 member 1-like isoform X2, with the protein product MCILGYLLKELFYNDFDEQCKEPLLPEKHNSHRMTPTDGRSRTTSESNATVGTNTNTTIPNNNNNNSSNGSGNGNSNGPNVTNSVTANSTGHEECMEVTIFDENYDNNRLPDVVAESKIYGVLDEEEPTESYCAITIQVFIPFLIAGLGMVGAGLVLDLVQHWVVFDKVNELMILVPALLGLKGNLEMTLASRLSTQANLGHMDTPKQQWYMIVGNLVLIQCQAIVVGFLGSVVAIVMGAFRNGTVSLDHAYLLCASSLVTASLASFVLGLITAGVIVFSRHCHINPDNVATPIAASLGDITSLALLSWISTILYESIDKQDWLAPLVIACYVLVTPLWVWIAKRNKYTNDVLYSGWTPVMVAMLISSCGGLILEFMVSRFENLTVFQPVINGVGGNLVAVQASRISTALHKQAELGTLLIPPGQTHPVIFITPIANFFGKGIHARTTRVLMSMVIPGHIIFIYLINYMKDGNTSLTPLFVFVYLCAAVLQVAALLYIAYIMIHWMWKRKIDPDNSAIPYLTAMGDLLGISLLAIAFQFLYLVGDQDYDDQMKP
- the LOC124954991 gene encoding solute carrier family 41 member 1-like isoform X3 gives rise to the protein MTPTDGRSRTTSESNATVGTNTNTTIPNNNNNNSSNGSGNGNSNGPNVTNSVTANSTGHEECMEVTIFDENYDNNRLPDVVAESKIYGVLDEEEPTESYCAITIQVFIPFLIAGLGMVGAGLVLDLVQHWVVFDKVNELMILVPALLGLKGNLEMTLASRLSTQANLGHMDTPKQQWYMIVGNLVLIQCQAIVVGFLGSVVAIVMGAFRNGTVSLDHAYLLCASSLVTASLASFVLGLITAGVIVFSRHCHINPDNVATPIAASLGDITSLALLSWISTILYESIDKQDWLAPLVIACYVLVTPLWVWIAKRNKYTNDVLYSGWTPVMVAMLISSCGGLILEFMVSRFENLTVFQPVINGVGGNLVAVQASRISTALHKQAELGTLLIPPGQTHPVIFITPIANFFGKGIHARTTRVLMSMVIPGHIIFIYLINYMKDGNTSLTPLFVFVYLCAAVLQVAALLYIAYIMIHWMWKRKIDPDNSAIPYLTAMGDLLGISLLAIAFQFLYLVGDQDYDDQMKP